In Microbacterium lushaniae, the following are encoded in one genomic region:
- a CDS encoding lyase family protein: MPSDASPGTARAVDAGLLSPVTVGHDETVTDAAVLGALVEVEAALTRAYVRQGIAPAAAAEAVASAGQRVGSDVQALAAASVAGGNPVIPLVGMLREHVPADLRMWVHRGATSQDILDSALMLVARRAVGDIQASLHAADAALSAFAAAHRGDVAAARTLTQHAVPTTLGHRAGMWVRGVRRAADRLAEAGDRLPAQLGGAAGTLASFVEIAGAAAAAELPAVFADELGLAAPDAPWHTVRWPVTELGDALVQAIDAVGVLAADVATASRTEIGELAEGTGGGSSAMPQKQNPAASVLVRSAALRAPQLGATLHLAGAFAVDERPDGAWHAEWPTLRELLRLALGATATAATLAAGLRVDAEALARNVAATGGLLVSERLSLVLAPALGAARMPELVRAAAQGADLAALLSAEPAVRTLADEQGAPSVDAFVAELLDPARYTGLAGRFVDDVVTRKRPAAAGQENA; this comes from the coding sequence TTGCCTTCTGATGCATCCCCCGGCACCGCACGCGCTGTGGATGCCGGACTGCTGTCTCCGGTGACCGTCGGTCACGACGAGACGGTGACGGATGCGGCCGTCCTCGGCGCGCTCGTCGAGGTGGAGGCGGCACTGACCCGCGCGTACGTGCGGCAGGGCATCGCCCCGGCGGCAGCGGCTGAGGCGGTCGCGTCGGCGGGGCAGCGCGTCGGCTCCGACGTGCAGGCGCTTGCCGCAGCATCCGTGGCCGGCGGCAACCCCGTCATCCCCCTGGTCGGGATGCTGCGGGAGCACGTGCCGGCCGACCTGCGCATGTGGGTGCACCGTGGCGCCACCAGCCAGGACATCCTCGATTCGGCCCTCATGCTCGTCGCCCGCCGGGCCGTCGGCGACATCCAGGCGTCGCTGCACGCGGCGGATGCGGCGCTGTCGGCGTTCGCCGCGGCCCATCGCGGCGACGTCGCGGCCGCCCGGACGCTCACGCAGCATGCCGTCCCGACGACCCTCGGGCACCGTGCCGGCATGTGGGTGCGCGGCGTGCGGCGCGCCGCCGACCGGCTCGCCGAGGCGGGCGATCGCCTGCCCGCCCAGCTCGGAGGCGCCGCCGGCACCCTGGCCTCGTTCGTGGAGATCGCCGGAGCCGCCGCCGCCGCCGAGCTGCCCGCGGTGTTCGCCGACGAACTCGGGCTGGCAGCCCCCGACGCGCCGTGGCACACCGTCCGCTGGCCCGTCACCGAGCTCGGCGACGCCCTCGTCCAGGCGATCGACGCGGTCGGCGTGCTGGCCGCCGATGTCGCCACCGCCAGCCGCACCGAGATCGGCGAACTGGCCGAGGGGACCGGCGGCGGGTCGTCGGCGATGCCGCAGAAGCAGAACCCCGCGGCATCCGTGCTGGTGCGCTCGGCCGCCCTGCGCGCCCCGCAGCTGGGCGCGACGCTGCACCTGGCCGGCGCATTCGCCGTCGACGAGCGCCCCGACGGCGCGTGGCATGCCGAATGGCCGACGCTGCGCGAGCTCCTCCGCCTGGCCCTCGGCGCCACCGCGACGGCGGCGACGCTGGCCGCGGGCCTGCGGGTGGATGCTGAGGCCCTGGCCCGCAACGTCGCCGCGACCGGGGGGCTGCTCGTCTCGGAGCGGCTCTCGCTCGTGCTGGCGCCTGCCCTCGGCGCCGCCCGGATGCCGGAGCTCGTGCGGGCCGCAGCCCAGGGCGCCGACCTCGCCGCCCTGCTGTCCGCAGAGCCGGCGGTCCGCACCCTCGCCGATGAGCAGGGCGCCCCTTCGGTGGACGCCTTCGTCGCCGAGCTGCTCGATCCGGCCCGGTACACCGGGCTCGCCGGACGATTCGTCGACGACGTCGTCACCCGGAAGCGCCCCGCCGCCGCAGGACAGGAGAACGCATGA
- the pcaC gene encoding 4-carboxymuconolactone decarboxylase, with amino-acid sequence MTRPGGEGLSDQERYDQGMGVRREVLSDAHVDRAVANTTELTADFQDFITRVAWGDIWSRPGLDRRSRSVAVLTALIALGHHEELAMHLRAALRNGLTVDEIREVILQAGLYCGVPAANTAFRIASEVFAQD; translated from the coding sequence ATGACGCGGCCGGGCGGAGAAGGACTGAGCGACCAGGAGCGCTACGACCAGGGCATGGGTGTGCGGCGCGAGGTGCTCTCGGACGCGCACGTGGACCGTGCCGTGGCGAACACCACCGAGCTCACCGCCGACTTCCAGGACTTCATCACGCGCGTCGCATGGGGCGACATCTGGTCGCGCCCCGGCCTCGACCGCCGTTCGCGCTCGGTCGCCGTGCTGACCGCGCTCATCGCTCTCGGCCACCACGAGGAACTCGCGATGCACCTGCGTGCGGCCCTCCGCAACGGCCTGACGGTCGACGAGATCCGAGAGGTGATCCTGCAGGCGGGCCTGTACTGCGGTGTGCCGGCGGCCAACACCGCCTTCCGCATCGCCTCCGAGGTCTTCGCGCAGGACTGA
- a CDS encoding MFS transporter produces the protein MAESRPVPVAVRRFPAATLLLLSLGVFLTVTAEALPAGMLPETAADLRVSPEQVGLLISVWAVTVIVTSIPLARVFAYVDRRLVVGGSLAVFALANVATAWAPDYGIALATRVAAAVAHGVFWAVVMVYATALLSPSHLGRGLAIVTAGGTAATVAGLPAGTVLAQLVGWRVAFAALGLAALVMAVLVVARMPRLRPPRPDGDVHAGGFWRDRSLPAIAAFGVAAVLIALGQFATFTYVRPLLSFAGFDEGWAAALLFVYGTAGLVGVVAAGWLADRFPRAALAATLVVFAVALATLAAAMSTAAAVVVALVLWGAAIGAIFPLLQATLMRAATDRTRTLASAGIVVLFNVGIAIGPWLGGVVGGASAPQVTAAVSAIVLAAAAVAGGAGVLLAGRRAPVRDRA, from the coding sequence ATGGCTGAATCCCGACCTGTTCCAGTCGCCGTGCGACGCTTTCCCGCCGCCACGCTCCTCCTGCTCTCCCTCGGCGTCTTCCTGACCGTCACGGCCGAGGCGCTGCCGGCGGGGATGCTGCCCGAAACGGCCGCCGACCTGCGTGTCTCCCCGGAGCAGGTCGGCCTGCTCATCTCGGTATGGGCGGTGACGGTCATCGTCACCAGCATCCCGCTCGCGCGCGTGTTCGCGTACGTCGACCGACGGCTCGTCGTGGGCGGATCGCTGGCCGTGTTCGCCCTGGCGAACGTGGCGACGGCCTGGGCGCCCGACTACGGCATCGCCCTGGCCACACGCGTGGCCGCCGCCGTCGCGCACGGCGTCTTCTGGGCCGTGGTCATGGTCTACGCCACGGCGCTGCTCTCGCCGTCGCACCTGGGCCGCGGGCTCGCGATCGTGACCGCCGGCGGCACGGCCGCCACGGTCGCGGGACTCCCGGCGGGCACCGTGCTCGCCCAGCTGGTCGGGTGGCGGGTCGCCTTCGCTGCCCTGGGCCTCGCCGCGCTCGTGATGGCGGTGCTCGTGGTGGCGCGGATGCCGCGGCTCCGTCCGCCGCGACCCGACGGCGACGTGCACGCGGGTGGCTTCTGGCGCGACCGGTCGCTGCCGGCGATCGCCGCCTTCGGGGTCGCAGCGGTGCTCATCGCGCTCGGGCAGTTCGCGACGTTCACGTACGTGCGTCCGCTCCTGTCGTTCGCCGGGTTCGACGAGGGGTGGGCGGCGGCGCTGCTGTTCGTCTACGGCACGGCGGGCCTGGTCGGCGTCGTGGCGGCGGGGTGGCTGGCGGATCGCTTCCCGCGGGCGGCGCTGGCCGCGACCCTCGTGGTCTTCGCCGTGGCCCTGGCGACACTGGCGGCGGCCATGTCCACCGCGGCGGCGGTGGTCGTGGCGCTCGTCCTGTGGGGCGCGGCGATCGGCGCGATCTTCCCGCTGCTGCAGGCCACCCTCATGCGCGCGGCCACCGACCGCACCCGCACGCTGGCCAGCGCGGGCATCGTCGTGCTGTTCAACGTGGGTATCGCCATCGGGCCGTGGCTCGGCGGCGTGGTGGGCGGAGCATCCGCGCCGCAGGTGACCGCGGCCGTCTCGGCCATCGTCCTCGCCGCCGCCGCCGTCGCCGGGGGCGCAGGCGTGCTCCTGGCCGGACGCCGGGCGCCAGTGCGTGACCGAGCCTGA
- a CDS encoding MerR family DNA-binding transcriptional regulator — MRIGELSRRTGIPTRMLRYYEEQGLLASHRTANGYRAYAETAVAEAERVRGLISAGLTTRMTRLVLDIERWEDTPAPAECTRGLAEELAGELAAIEGRISCLTRSRDALTRYLRRTPHGDLVGHPASAGDASAG, encoded by the coding sequence ATGAGGATCGGCGAACTGTCCCGTCGCACCGGAATCCCCACACGGATGCTGCGGTATTACGAGGAGCAGGGTCTGCTCGCCTCCCACCGCACCGCGAACGGATACCGCGCCTACGCCGAGACGGCCGTGGCCGAGGCCGAACGGGTCCGCGGTCTCATCTCGGCGGGACTGACCACGCGCATGACGCGCCTCGTCCTCGACATCGAGCGATGGGAAGACACCCCGGCGCCCGCGGAGTGCACCCGAGGGCTGGCCGAGGAGCTGGCCGGCGAGCTCGCCGCCATCGAGGGGCGCATCTCGTGCCTGACGCGCAGTCGCGACGCACTCACGCGGTACCTGCGCCGCACCCCGCACGGCGACCTGGTCGGGCACCCCGCTTCGGCCGGTGACGCATCCGCCGGCTGA
- a CDS encoding GNAT family N-acetyltransferase — MREPSDIEIRELADIAQVHTAAAVLAEVWPADRQALPVQALRALQYSGNYVVGVYDGERMVGASAAWFGPPAGRTMHSHVTGVLPEYQGRGVGRVLKQHQRDWAFTRGIGRITWTFDPLIARNAHFNLQVLGVRVTDYLVDQYGAMPDAVNRGVPSDRLLVSWALAEPPAAMPDAAAVAAEVRIPGDIDAMRRETPAAAAAWRNAVRRGLRRHLEAGLRIGGFDDERGYLLVAAH; from the coding sequence GTGAGGGAGCCCTCCGACATCGAGATCCGCGAACTGGCCGATATCGCGCAGGTGCACACCGCCGCTGCCGTACTCGCGGAGGTGTGGCCGGCAGACCGCCAGGCGCTGCCCGTGCAAGCCCTGCGCGCCCTGCAGTACTCGGGCAATTACGTCGTCGGGGTCTACGACGGCGAACGCATGGTGGGGGCATCCGCCGCGTGGTTCGGGCCCCCCGCCGGCCGCACGATGCACTCCCACGTGACCGGGGTGCTGCCGGAGTATCAGGGGCGCGGGGTCGGGCGCGTGCTCAAGCAGCATCAGCGCGACTGGGCGTTCACCCGGGGGATCGGCCGCATCACGTGGACCTTCGATCCCCTCATCGCCCGCAACGCGCACTTCAACCTGCAGGTGCTGGGCGTCCGCGTCACCGACTACCTGGTCGATCAGTACGGGGCGATGCCGGATGCGGTCAACCGCGGTGTCCCGTCGGACCGGCTCCTGGTGTCGTGGGCGCTGGCCGAACCGCCCGCAGCCATGCCTGACGCCGCCGCCGTCGCGGCGGAGGTGCGGATCCCCGGCGACATCGACGCGATGCGGCGGGAGACGCCCGCCGCGGCGGCCGCGTGGCGGAACGCGGTGCGACGGGGGCTGCGGCGGCACCTGGAGGCGGGCCTGCGCATCGGCGGCTTCGACGACGAACGCGGCTACCTCCTGGTGGCCGCCCACTGA
- a CDS encoding MFS transporter, giving the protein MFTLVVPIQTRLPDLLDAPREDTAWVVTATLLSAAVITPIAGRLGDMYGKRRIVLVLLAAMVIGSVIAAMSTDIVGVIVGRVFQGAVTGVVPLGISILRDVLHEDRIDSAIALISATLGVGGSLGLPISAVIADEGDWHLLFWISAALGVIVLALVVWIVPESVLRTAGRFDFIGAAGLAVGLLSVLLAVSRGSEWGWTSPLTLGLGAGGVVVLVAWGWFELRVAEPLLDLRVAARRPVLLTNLASVAMGFALFSSQVSYPQMLELPTATGVGFGLSLLAASLIIMPSGLIMMALSPLSGRLARMVGPRVLLIAGAASLVLAYAFSLVWASEIWHLLVANILIGFGIGFGYASMPMLIMRSVPPSETGASNGLNALSRSLGTSTAAAVVGAVLAGMSTTHEGMQVPSAGAFQTAFVLGIGAAVVALVLALLIPPRPSPSERHPSLPEPRRR; this is encoded by the coding sequence ATGTTCACCCTCGTCGTCCCCATCCAGACCAGGCTTCCGGATCTGCTCGACGCCCCGCGTGAAGACACCGCGTGGGTGGTGACGGCCACCCTGCTGTCGGCGGCGGTGATCACACCGATCGCCGGCCGGCTCGGCGACATGTACGGCAAGCGCCGCATCGTGCTGGTGCTGCTGGCGGCGATGGTGATCGGATCGGTGATCGCGGCCATGTCCACGGACATCGTGGGCGTGATCGTGGGGCGGGTCTTCCAGGGCGCGGTGACCGGCGTGGTTCCGCTGGGCATCTCCATCCTCCGCGACGTGCTGCACGAAGACCGGATCGACTCCGCCATCGCGCTCATCAGCGCGACGCTCGGCGTCGGCGGATCGCTGGGGCTGCCGATCAGCGCGGTCATCGCCGACGAGGGCGACTGGCACCTTCTGTTCTGGATCTCCGCGGCCCTCGGGGTCATCGTGCTCGCGCTCGTGGTGTGGATCGTCCCGGAGAGCGTCCTGCGCACGGCCGGCCGGTTCGACTTCATCGGTGCGGCAGGCCTGGCCGTCGGGCTGCTGAGCGTGCTGCTGGCCGTCTCGCGGGGAAGCGAGTGGGGCTGGACCTCGCCGCTGACGCTGGGCCTGGGCGCCGGGGGCGTCGTGGTGCTCGTGGCGTGGGGATGGTTCGAGCTGCGGGTGGCCGAACCGCTGCTCGACCTCCGAGTCGCCGCCCGCCGGCCGGTGCTGCTGACCAACCTCGCGTCGGTGGCGATGGGATTCGCGCTGTTCAGTTCGCAGGTGTCCTACCCGCAGATGCTCGAGCTCCCCACCGCCACCGGCGTCGGCTTCGGACTGTCGCTGCTGGCGGCGAGCCTGATCATCATGCCCTCGGGGCTCATCATGATGGCCCTCTCGCCCCTCTCCGGCCGGCTCGCCCGCATGGTGGGCCCGCGGGTTCTCCTGATCGCCGGTGCCGCGTCCCTCGTGCTCGCATACGCGTTCTCGCTCGTGTGGGCGAGCGAGATCTGGCACCTGCTCGTGGCCAACATCCTCATCGGCTTCGGGATCGGCTTCGGCTACGCCAGCATGCCGATGCTCATCATGCGTTCGGTGCCGCCCAGCGAGACCGGAGCATCCAACGGCCTGAACGCGCTGTCGCGCTCGCTCGGTACGAGCACGGCCGCCGCGGTGGTCGGGGCGGTCCTGGCCGGCATGTCGACGACGCACGAGGGGATGCAGGTGCCCAGCGCCGGCGCGTTCCAGACCGCGTTCGTCCTCGGCATCGGCGCCGCCGTGGTCGCGCTCGTGCTCGCGCTGCTCATCCCGCCGCGGCCGAGCCCGAGCGAGCGGCATCCCTCGCTGCCCGAGCCGCGGCGGCGCTGA
- a CDS encoding MFS transporter, with the protein MLSVTNRSSLSAVGVDAAVRFDADASALSMFAVVQLAVYGGLQIPVGLLLDRFGARPIVTVGMVLMAVGQAVMALASDVGIGLLARVLIGAGDAAVFPSVLRVIALWFPAQRAPVLVQLTSTIGQFGQILSVIPLALLLHATSWSIAFGSLAGLGVLFAVLAFTVIRSRPPGRTADVAVDTDTGAIQVVRSAADLREGFRESWAHPATRLAFWSHFATPFAGTAFGLLWGFPFLTAGEGLSPAAASLVVTSFIVFLIALGPIIGALSTRHPMRRSRLLVLPAVAFQAAVWLAVIAWPGPAPLWLLFVLAFALGTGGPTSMIAFDHARTYNPSHRLSTATGIVNGGGFLAGLLAILFIGIAMDAQGAGTPETYTLDAFRNAFLTQVPLWALGAVMIVFERKRTRVHVGLDAPRRRRRPR; encoded by the coding sequence ATGCTGTCGGTGACCAACCGCAGTTCGCTCTCGGCGGTCGGCGTGGACGCCGCGGTGCGCTTCGACGCCGACGCATCCGCCCTGTCGATGTTCGCCGTCGTGCAGCTCGCCGTCTACGGCGGCCTGCAGATCCCCGTCGGCCTGCTGCTGGACCGCTTCGGTGCCCGCCCCATCGTGACGGTGGGCATGGTGCTCATGGCGGTGGGACAGGCCGTCATGGCCCTCGCCTCCGACGTCGGCATCGGGCTGCTGGCGCGCGTGCTCATCGGCGCCGGCGATGCGGCCGTCTTCCCCAGCGTGCTGCGGGTGATCGCGCTGTGGTTCCCCGCCCAGCGGGCGCCCGTGCTCGTGCAGCTGACCTCGACCATCGGCCAGTTCGGGCAGATCCTCTCGGTGATCCCGCTGGCGCTCCTGCTCCACGCCACCTCGTGGTCCATCGCGTTCGGGTCGCTGGCGGGCCTGGGTGTGCTCTTCGCGGTGCTCGCCTTCACCGTCATCCGCAGCCGTCCGCCCGGACGCACCGCGGATGTCGCCGTCGACACCGACACCGGGGCCATCCAGGTGGTCCGCTCGGCCGCCGACCTGCGGGAGGGGTTCCGCGAGTCGTGGGCGCATCCGGCGACCCGCCTGGCGTTCTGGTCGCACTTCGCCACGCCCTTCGCCGGGACCGCGTTCGGCCTGCTGTGGGGTTTCCCGTTCCTCACCGCCGGCGAAGGACTCTCGCCCGCCGCAGCATCGCTCGTGGTGACGTCGTTCATCGTGTTCCTGATCGCGCTCGGTCCGATCATCGGGGCGCTGTCGACGCGGCATCCGATGCGACGATCCCGCTTGCTCGTCCTCCCGGCGGTCGCCTTCCAAGCGGCCGTCTGGCTCGCGGTGATCGCATGGCCGGGCCCCGCGCCGCTGTGGCTGCTGTTCGTCCTCGCCTTCGCGCTGGGTACCGGCGGGCCGACCTCGATGATCGCGTTCGACCATGCCCGCACCTACAACCCCAGCCATCGGCTGAGCACGGCCACGGGCATCGTCAACGGCGGCGGCTTTCTCGCGGGGCTCCTGGCGATCCTGTTCATCGGCATCGCGATGGACGCGCAGGGCGCGGGCACGCCCGAGACCTACACCCTCGACGCGTTCCGGAACGCGTTCCTCACGCAGGTTCCGCTGTGGGCGCTGGGAGCGGTCATGATCGTGTTCGAGCGCAAGCGCACGCGCGTCCACGTCGGCCTGGATGCGCCGCGGCGCCGTCGCCGGCCGCGCTGA
- the lhgO gene encoding L-2-hydroxyglutarate oxidase, with protein MADRVGIIGGGIVGVAIARELSARGDEVTVFEKEARLAQHQTGRNSGVVHAGLYYAPGSLKAQLCAAGRVFIREFCQEKGLPYREVGKLVVAVDDSERGALAEIERRSIANGVPDLARIDDVARLREIEPHVAGVAAVHSPHTAIVDYAAITEAMAQDVRAAGGSIRLGHEVTGIRSEAGSIRVVTPVSDDVFDRVVVCAGLHSDVVARLVGADPAPKILPFRGEYWELAHDRTDLVAGMIYPVPDPRFPFLGVHFTRGVYDTVHVGPNAVPALAREGYSWLSVSARDTWESLRWPGAWPLARQHWRMGVDEISGSLLKPLYYRKARRFIPELRLADLTHKTAAGVRAQAWGRGGELLDDFQVDQVGAVTLLRNAPSPAATSSIAIARYVIDNHLATAASS; from the coding sequence ATGGCTGACCGCGTCGGCATCATCGGCGGAGGCATCGTCGGCGTGGCGATCGCGCGGGAACTGAGTGCGCGCGGCGATGAGGTCACGGTCTTCGAGAAGGAGGCCCGGCTCGCCCAGCATCAGACCGGGCGCAACTCCGGGGTGGTGCATGCGGGCCTCTACTACGCGCCCGGGTCGCTGAAGGCGCAGTTGTGCGCGGCCGGGCGGGTCTTCATCCGCGAGTTCTGCCAGGAGAAGGGGCTGCCCTACCGCGAGGTCGGCAAGCTCGTCGTCGCCGTGGACGACAGCGAGCGGGGAGCCCTCGCCGAGATCGAGCGCCGCTCGATCGCCAACGGCGTCCCCGACCTCGCGCGCATCGACGACGTCGCCCGCCTGCGTGAGATCGAGCCGCACGTCGCCGGCGTGGCGGCGGTGCATTCACCGCACACCGCGATCGTGGACTACGCCGCGATCACCGAGGCGATGGCGCAGGACGTGCGCGCCGCAGGCGGCAGCATCCGTCTGGGACACGAGGTGACCGGGATCCGCTCGGAGGCCGGGAGCATCCGCGTGGTGACGCCGGTCTCCGACGACGTCTTCGACCGCGTCGTGGTGTGCGCGGGGCTGCACTCCGACGTCGTCGCGCGACTGGTCGGCGCGGATCCGGCGCCGAAGATCCTCCCGTTCCGCGGCGAGTACTGGGAGCTCGCCCACGATCGCACCGACCTGGTGGCGGGCATGATCTATCCCGTGCCCGATCCGCGCTTCCCCTTCCTGGGCGTGCACTTCACGCGGGGCGTGTACGACACCGTCCACGTCGGACCCAACGCGGTGCCGGCGCTCGCACGCGAGGGGTATTCGTGGCTGAGCGTGTCGGCGCGCGACACATGGGAGTCGCTGCGGTGGCCCGGCGCGTGGCCGCTGGCCAGGCAGCACTGGCGCATGGGCGTGGACGAGATCAGCGGATCGCTCCTCAAGCCGCTGTACTACCGGAAGGCCCGGCGCTTCATCCCCGAGCTGCGCCTCGCCGACCTGACGCACAAGACCGCCGCCGGCGTGCGCGCGCAGGCGTGGGGACGCGGGGGAGAGCTGCTCGACGACTTCCAGGTCGACCAGGTCGGCGCCGTCACCCTGCTGCGCAACGCGCCGTCGCCGGCGGCGACCAGTTCGATCGCGATCGCCCGGTACGTCATCGACAACCACCTGGCGACCGCCGCCTCGTCCTGA
- a CDS encoding peptide MFS transporter — protein sequence MSDASHGGDDTGGTAVSGAGDGDTRFFGQPWALAHVFGVEMWERFSFYGMQGILLIYMYFTVAEGGLAIDRSIAAGIVGAYGGTVYLSTILGAWVADRLLGSERVLFYSAIVIMAGHIALALLPGMWGLGVGLILVAVGSGGLKANATSVVGSLYRADDTRRDAGFSLFYLGINLGAFFGPIITGALQSTVGFHWGFGAAAVGMALGLLQYSFGRKQLPASSRTVPNPLPADRRLLVVGIAVAGIAAVVALVLLGVVRADNLAVIVILVTIVAAVAYFAVILASSAISATERSRVFAFIPLFVVNVGFWALYQQQFTVITIYSDQQLNRNILGWVMPVSWVNSINPIFVIILSGVFAAVWTKLGPRQPSTPTKFALGVMIMGAAFLLFLPWANGAPNSTPLLAIVAILLVFTLAELFISPVGLSASTKLAPERFHTQMVALYFLSVALGTSIAGWLAQFYDPRDEVPYFTVLGAIAIVLGIALLLAVKPVLRLMKGVR from the coding sequence ATGTCGGATGCATCCCACGGAGGTGACGACACCGGCGGCACCGCCGTGAGCGGCGCCGGCGACGGCGACACACGGTTCTTCGGACAGCCGTGGGCCCTGGCCCACGTGTTCGGCGTGGAGATGTGGGAGCGATTCAGCTTCTACGGCATGCAGGGCATCCTGCTCATCTACATGTACTTCACCGTCGCCGAGGGCGGCCTGGCGATCGACCGCTCGATCGCGGCGGGCATCGTCGGCGCCTACGGCGGAACGGTGTACCTCTCCACGATCCTCGGCGCGTGGGTGGCCGACCGTCTCCTCGGGTCGGAGCGGGTGCTGTTCTACAGCGCGATCGTGATCATGGCCGGCCACATCGCCCTCGCCCTGCTCCCCGGCATGTGGGGCCTGGGCGTCGGCCTCATCCTGGTGGCGGTGGGATCCGGTGGCCTCAAGGCCAATGCCACGTCCGTGGTCGGCTCGCTCTACCGAGCCGACGACACCCGCCGCGACGCCGGGTTCTCGCTGTTCTACCTCGGCATCAACCTGGGCGCGTTCTTCGGCCCGATCATCACCGGGGCGCTGCAGTCCACCGTCGGATTCCACTGGGGCTTCGGCGCCGCCGCCGTCGGCATGGCCCTGGGCCTGCTGCAGTACTCCTTCGGGCGCAAGCAGCTGCCCGCCTCATCCCGCACGGTGCCCAACCCCCTGCCGGCCGACCGCCGGCTGCTGGTCGTGGGAATCGCCGTGGCCGGCATCGCCGCGGTCGTGGCGCTGGTCCTGCTCGGGGTGGTCCGCGCGGATAACCTCGCCGTCATCGTGATCCTCGTCACGATCGTCGCCGCCGTGGCGTACTTCGCGGTCATCCTGGCCTCCTCCGCCATCAGCGCCACCGAGCGCTCGCGGGTGTTCGCGTTCATCCCGCTGTTCGTCGTCAACGTCGGGTTCTGGGCGCTGTACCAGCAGCAGTTCACCGTGATCACGATCTACTCGGACCAGCAGCTGAACCGCAACATCCTGGGGTGGGTGATGCCGGTGTCGTGGGTGAATTCGATCAACCCGATCTTCGTCATCATCCTCTCCGGGGTCTTCGCCGCCGTGTGGACGAAGCTCGGCCCGAGGCAGCCGTCGACGCCGACGAAGTTCGCGCTCGGCGTGATGATCATGGGCGCGGCGTTCCTGCTCTTCCTGCCGTGGGCCAACGGCGCCCCCAACTCCACGCCGCTGCTGGCGATCGTCGCCATCCTGCTGGTGTTCACCCTCGCCGAGCTGTTCATCTCGCCTGTCGGGCTGTCGGCTTCGACCAAGCTCGCCCCGGAGCGCTTCCACACGCAGATGGTGGCGCTGTACTTCCTCTCGGTGGCCCTGGGGACCTCGATCGCCGGATGGCTCGCCCAGTTCTACGACCCGCGCGACGAGGTGCCGTACTTCACGGTGCTGGGTGCCATCGCGATCGTGCTGGGCATCGCGCTGCTCCTGGCCGTCAAGCCCGTGCTGCGCCTCATGAAGGGCGTGCGCTGA
- a CDS encoding alpha/beta fold hydrolase produces MSTPPISLSEPVGPPDAPLLVLGPSLGTSTILWETTAPALAEQYRLLTWDLPGHGQAPPATEPFTVADLADAVADAVAEPFLYAGVSLGGCVGLELLLRHPDRVRAAALLCTGAAIGTGDGWQERAAQVRAQSTSTLIIGSAQRWFAPGSIEKNPDITGRLLRVLQETDDESYALCCEALAGFDARDRLGRITAPVLAVWGAHDGVTPEGSAREIAEGVRNGRAVGIADAAHLAPADDAAATASVLRDFFDEVTGARA; encoded by the coding sequence ATGAGCACCCCGCCGATCTCACTGAGCGAACCCGTCGGGCCGCCCGATGCGCCGCTCCTGGTGCTCGGTCCGTCACTGGGGACCTCGACCATTCTGTGGGAGACCACGGCGCCCGCTCTCGCCGAGCAGTATCGCCTCCTCACGTGGGACCTCCCCGGGCACGGCCAGGCGCCGCCGGCGACCGAGCCGTTCACCGTCGCCGACCTCGCCGACGCCGTGGCCGACGCCGTGGCCGAGCCGTTCCTGTACGCGGGGGTGTCCCTGGGCGGATGCGTCGGACTCGAGCTGCTCCTGCGGCATCCCGACCGCGTGCGCGCCGCCGCCCTCCTGTGCACCGGCGCCGCGATCGGCACGGGTGACGGGTGGCAGGAGCGGGCCGCGCAGGTGCGCGCCCAGAGCACGTCGACGCTCATCATCGGCTCGGCCCAGCGGTGGTTCGCCCCCGGTTCGATCGAGAAGAACCCCGACATCACCGGCCGCCTGCTGCGGGTGCTGCAGGAGACCGACGACGAGAGCTACGCGCTGTGCTGCGAGGCGCTCGCCGGTTTCGACGCGCGCGACCGGCTGGGGCGGATCACCGCACCGGTGCTGGCGGTGTGGGGTGCCCATGACGGGGTGACCCCGGAGGGCTCCGCGCGCGAGATCGCCGAAGGCGTGCGCAACGGACGCGCCGTCGGCATCGCGGATGCGGCGCACCTGGCGCCGGCCGACGACGCGGCGGCCACCGCATCCGTGCTGCGCGACTTCTTCGACGAGGTCACGGGGGCCCGCGCATGA